The genomic DNA AGGAGGCTACAATGCCGCCTCCTCCGGTGGCATTTATAATACTACTACATTTCCCTCGATTTGTCAAATATAAATCTTAAATTCACCCTTCACCCTCCCCGCTTTTTTCTGTATACTCTCCCCCATGGCAAGCCCTCTTATCAAGGAAATTTTGGCAACCCCCCCCGGCTTCCCAGGATGTGACGGTTCGGGGCTGGGTCAGGACAAAGCGGGACCTGAAAAATCTGGTCTTTGTGGAAGTGAACGATGGGTCCGGCTTCAACGGTATCCAGTGTACCTTTGACCGCGGCGGAGACGGCAGCCTGGGAGAAGAGCTGGAAGCGGCTTTAGCGGCGGTGAATACCGGGTCCTCAGTGGAAATACGGGGCAAGCTGGCCTCATCCCCGGCCTCGGGGCAGGCGGTAGAAGTGGCCGCTTCGGATCTGCGGATCATTGGGGATGCGCCGGCGGAAAGTACCGGAAACATAGCGGCCTACCCCCTGCAAAAAAAGCGGCATTCCCTGGAATTTCTCCGGGAAATAGCCCACCTCCGGGCCCGGACCAATACCTTCGGCGCAGTAACCCGGGTGCGCAGCCGCCTGGGTTTTGCGGTACACCAGTTCTTTCAGGGACAGGGTTTCCAGTACATCCAAACCCCTATCATCACCGCCAGCGACGCCGAGGGAGCGGGGGCCATGTTCCAGGTAACCACCCTGGACCTGGAAGCCCTGGCCAAATCCGGCAAGGCCCCGGACTATTCCAAGGACTTTTTTGGTAAGCGGAGCTTCCTCACCGTTTCGGGCCAGCTGGAGGCGGAAACCTATGCCGCCGCCCTTACCCGGGTCTATACCTTCGGCCCCACTTTCCGGGCGGAAAACTCGAACACCACCCGGCATTTGGCGGAATTCTGGATGATAGAGCCCGAAGCCGCCTTTGCCCACCTGGAAGACAATATGGCCCTGGCGGAGGACTTTCTCAAATACCTCTTCAACGCCGTCCTCTCGGACTGCGCGGAGGACCTTGCCTTTTTCGATGCCCATGTCGAAAAGGGAATCATCGACACCCTCAAATCGGTAATCAATTCCAAGTTCACCCACATGAGCTACACCGATGCTCTGGCGGAACTGGAAAAGGCCGGATCAAATGCGGCGTTTGAGTTCAAACCCTACTGGGGCTGTGACCTCCAGAGCGAACACGAAAAATTCCTCACCGAAAAAATAGTCAAAGGACCGGTGATCGTCACCGATTATCCCAAGGAGATTAAAGCCTTTTACATGAAGATGAACGATGATAATAAAACTGTCCGGGCCATGGACGTACTGGTCCCCCGCTTGGGAGAGATCATCGGAGGGTCGGAACGGGAAGATAATCTGGACCGCTTGGAAAAACGAATACGGGAGATGGGAATGGATACCGCCGATTACAGTTGGTACCTGGACCTTCGCCGTTACGGTACGGTTCCTCATTCGGGTTTCGGTATGGGCTTTGAGCGTCTCGTCCAATACGTCACCGGCATGGCCAATATCCGCGACGTAATCCCCTACCCCCGCGCTGTAGGCCAAGCGGAGTTCTAAACCGGGTTATGAAACACCGTTCCTTAACAGTACTGTTACTATTATTTGCGCTCGCCCTCCACGGTCAGGAAGCGTCGCAGGAAGCGTCGCAGGAAGCGTCGGCGGCATCACCGGCAGCGGACGCGCCGGATATTGTATCCCTTTCCGCTGTGCTTATGGACGCCGCCACCGGGACGGTACTGTACGCGAAGAACGGAAACACGCCTATCCCTCCCGCCTCGCTGACAAAGCTCATGACCATCCACATTGCCCTGCAGGAAGTTGACGCAGGCCGGGCTTCCCTGGACGAAATTGTGGAGCTTCCCAAGGAAAGCTGGGCGGTAAATCAGCCTCCCCGATCAAGCCTGATGCATTTAGCCCAGGGACAGATCGTAAGCCTGCGGGAACTGATCCTGGGGCTGGCTATACCCTCGGGGAACGACGCCGCCGTGGCAGTAGCCCTGCGTTTCAGTCCCACGGTACCGGACTTTGTAAACCGCATGAACGCTGAGACCCGGAGGCTGGGGTTGACCCGGACCAGATTTGTGGAACCCTCGGGTATTTCCGAAGACAATATGACCACCGCCCTGGAATTCGCATCCTTTTGCAGGGAGTATATAAACCGTCATCCGGACAGCCTCCGGGATTTTCATTCGGTCCTGGAATTTTCCTATCCCCGGGCCGTCAATGTGGCGCCCGAATACCGGAGCCGGGTGGGTACCTGGCGTCAATACAACCACAATTACCTGCTCGCCGACTTTGAAGGGGCGGATGGCCTTAAAACCGGGTACATTGATGAGGCGGGCTACAACATCGCCCTTACCGCTGCCCGGCTGGAAACCCGGTTTATCGCCGTAATCCTGGGCGCCCCCGCTTCCTGGGGCGGAGACCGGATCCGGGACGCCGATGGAAGGAAGCTCCTAAGCTGGGGTTTCGATCATTTTAAGACCCTGCGTCCTCCGGAACCGGAGATTAATCCTGCCCGGATATGGAAAGGCGTATCCAAGTGGGAAACCCCGATCCCCACCGAGCCCCTCCCCTTTACCACGTTTGTCGACCGCGGGGAAAATCTCAGTTGGGAAATACGTCTTGAGGATCCTATCATCGCTCCTCTGCCTACGGGGAGTCTCCTGGGCAGCCTCATTTTAAGCGATGATAAGGGCGAACTTCGCCGCATCCCCCTGGTTACCCCAAGGGAAATAGAACAGGGGAATATCTTTAAGCGCGGCTGGGATTCTGTACGGTTATTTTTCCGGAGGGTCTTTTCTAAAAAAGCGGATTAGAATTCGTTGTCTTTGATCATCAAATCCAGTTCCAGTTCCAAAGTCTTGAGCGCGTCCTCCATCTCCCGGATACGCCGGATGGAGTACTGTACCCTTCTATCCCAGAGGCGGTTACAGGTTTCGTTAACCACTTCTTTAAATGAGGATTTATCGGAAAGAATGGCCGCTTCACCACTGGGCTTATCCGTAGGATTCATACTTTATATAGTACCTCTCCCGCGGCATTATCGCAAGGGGCAAAGGGGGTTTCCGGAGTTCCAAATTCGGAATTGCCGGGGGGAT from Treponema primitia ZAS-1 includes the following:
- the asnS gene encoding asparagine--tRNA ligase; translated protein: MTVRGWVRTKRDLKNLVFVEVNDGSGFNGIQCTFDRGGDGSLGEELEAALAAVNTGSSVEIRGKLASSPASGQAVEVAASDLRIIGDAPAESTGNIAAYPLQKKRHSLEFLREIAHLRARTNTFGAVTRVRSRLGFAVHQFFQGQGFQYIQTPIITASDAEGAGAMFQVTTLDLEALAKSGKAPDYSKDFFGKRSFLTVSGQLEAETYAAALTRVYTFGPTFRAENSNTTRHLAEFWMIEPEAAFAHLEDNMALAEDFLKYLFNAVLSDCAEDLAFFDAHVEKGIIDTLKSVINSKFTHMSYTDALAELEKAGSNAAFEFKPYWGCDLQSEHEKFLTEKIVKGPVIVTDYPKEIKAFYMKMNDDNKTVRAMDVLVPRLGEIIGGSEREDNLDRLEKRIREMGMDTADYSWYLDLRRYGTVPHSGFGMGFERLVQYVTGMANIRDVIPYPRAVGQAEF
- a CDS encoding D-alanyl-D-alanine carboxypeptidase family protein; translation: MKHRSLTVLLLLFALALHGQEASQEASQEASAASPAADAPDIVSLSAVLMDAATGTVLYAKNGNTPIPPASLTKLMTIHIALQEVDAGRASLDEIVELPKESWAVNQPPRSSLMHLAQGQIVSLRELILGLAIPSGNDAAVAVALRFSPTVPDFVNRMNAETRRLGLTRTRFVEPSGISEDNMTTALEFASFCREYINRHPDSLRDFHSVLEFSYPRAVNVAPEYRSRVGTWRQYNHNYLLADFEGADGLKTGYIDEAGYNIALTAARLETRFIAVILGAPASWGGDRIRDADGRKLLSWGFDHFKTLRPPEPEINPARIWKGVSKWETPIPTEPLPFTTFVDRGENLSWEIRLEDPIIAPLPTGSLLGSLILSDDKGELRRIPLVTPREIEQGNIFKRGWDSVRLFFRRVFSKKAD